The following are from one region of the Cyanobium gracile PCC 6307 genome:
- a CDS encoding Uma2 family endonuclease, whose translation MTVAPPAPYPDALAPLRLPEDLRLSPDQFAAVCIANPQAALELTTEGKLIHTTPTGGETGIRNSRLLMRLLAWADSVGSWQVFDSSTGFLLPDGSVRSPDASLVRLERWRALPPEQRREFPPLCPDLLVEFASPSDEGPRGLTALRRKMAAYQANGAKLGWLLIPEQQAVEIWNSEANGEPLCLEGATTLEGDARFPGLRLELAEIWEA comes from the coding sequence ATGACGGTTGCACCTCCGGCTCCCTACCCGGATGCCTTAGCGCCCTTGCGCCTGCCCGAGGATCTGCGCCTCAGTCCCGATCAATTCGCCGCCGTCTGCATCGCCAACCCTCAGGCGGCGCTGGAACTCACCACAGAAGGCAAGCTCATCCACACAACACCTACAGGCGGCGAAACCGGCATCCGCAACAGCCGTTTGCTGATGCGCCTGCTGGCCTGGGCCGACAGCGTGGGCAGTTGGCAGGTGTTCGACAGCTCCACGGGCTTCCTCCTCCCCGATGGCTCGGTGCGCAGCCCCGACGCCTCTCTGGTCCGTCTTGAGCGCTGGCGGGCCCTACCCCCGGAGCAGCGCCGCGAGTTCCCGCCCCTCTGCCCCGATCTGCTGGTCGAATTCGCCAGCCCAAGCGATGAAGGACCCCGCGGCCTCACGGCCTTGCGGCGCAAGATGGCCGCTTATCAGGCGAATGGCGCCAAGCTGGGCTGGCTGCTGATCCCCGAGCAGCAGGCTGTGGAGATCTGGAACAGCGAGGCCAACGGCGAGCCCTTGTGCCTTGAGGGGGCCACCACCCTGGAGGGTGACGCGCGATTCCCCGGGCTGAGGCTGGAATTGGCTGAGATCTGGGAGGCCTGA
- a CDS encoding DUF5615 family PIN-like protein translates to MARLLVDMNLSSEWITLLQAAGHQAVHWSEVGDPRAPDTDLMRWALNNGYAIFTHDLDFGTMLALSGAHGPSVLQVRCLNVLPDAIGPLVLSLLMTYAAEIDQGALVVADERRERVRILPLNRQG, encoded by the coding sequence ATGGCCAGGCTCCTGGTCGACATGAACCTCTCAAGCGAATGGATCACGCTGTTACAGGCTGCTGGCCATCAGGCCGTGCACTGGTCCGAGGTGGGCGATCCGCGAGCACCGGATACGGACCTGATGCGATGGGCCCTGAATAACGGCTACGCCATCTTCACCCACGACCTGGACTTTGGGACGATGCTGGCCCTCAGCGGCGCCCATGGCCCCAGCGTGCTGCAGGTCCGCTGCCTCAACGTGCTGCCTGATGCGATCGGCCCCCTGGTTCTCTCGCTCCTGATGACCTACGCCGCCGAGATCGACCAAGGGGCGCTGGTGGTGGCTGACGAACGCCGCGAGCGCGTGCGGATCCTGCCGCTGAACAGGCAAGGCTGA
- a CDS encoding DUF433 domain-containing protein, translating to MAFPRISHNPAVMGGKPCIRGLRITVGTIVGLMASGGSRERILEAYPLLEPADIDEALAYAAWRMEEREEELVLD from the coding sequence ATGGCGTTTCCCCGCATCAGCCACAATCCCGCCGTGATGGGAGGCAAGCCCTGCATCCGCGGGCTGCGCATCACGGTGGGCACCATCGTTGGTCTGATGGCCAGTGGAGGCAGCCGCGAGCGCATCCTGGAGGCTTACCCACTCCTGGAGCCTGCCGACATTGATGAGGCGCTGGCTTATGCCGCCTGGCGCATGGAAGAGCGAGAAGAGGAGCTGGTCCTGGACTGA
- a CDS encoding GspH/FimT family protein, producing the protein MARSEQGGFTLPEALLTLVLVGLLAQLGFSSASRDLAAARLEGASRRVMVGLERGRDAALRLGRPCALSLEATGWREPEGGSLPACEGAALELGEGIGGLEVSISHNLPAAVRFTSNGLIIDGGTVLLSTEGTDLVRCVVVALPLGVTRLGRQGPGGCLPDPQT; encoded by the coding sequence ATGGCACGGTCTGAGCAAGGAGGCTTCACCCTGCCGGAAGCCCTGCTGACCCTGGTGCTGGTGGGGCTGCTGGCCCAGCTGGGGTTCAGCTCTGCCAGCCGGGACCTGGCCGCTGCCCGCCTGGAGGGGGCCAGCCGCCGGGTGATGGTGGGGCTGGAGCGGGGCCGGGATGCCGCCCTGCGGCTGGGCCGCCCCTGCGCCCTGAGCCTGGAGGCCACGGGCTGGCGGGAGCCCGAAGGCGGCAGCCTGCCGGCCTGCGAGGGGGCGGCACTGGAGCTCGGGGAGGGGATCGGCGGGCTGGAGGTGAGCATCAGCCACAACCTGCCGGCGGCGGTGCGCTTCACCAGCAACGGGCTGATCATCGATGGCGGCACCGTGCTGCTGAGCACCGAGGGCACCGATCTGGTGCGGTGCGTGGTGGTGGCCCTGCCCCTCGGGGTGACCCGCCTGGGGCGGCAGGGGCCGGGCGGCTGCCTGCCGGATCCCCAGACCTGA
- a CDS encoding integrase catalytic domain-containing protein, with protein MTGYHRKSLLRRLNQRPDERQTNLRGQHRRRYGPEVVEALVPLWEASDRLCGKRLHALLPQLLESLEHHGHVQLEKGVRARVLTMSSATIDRLLAPVRKSSGGHGWRRPPRAHSGVRRRVQVRTFKGWDEHKEPGWLEIDLVAHCGGRMEGRFIWTLVATDIASGWSESLPVITRDGASVLAAIQRLRQHLPFPLRGIDADNDPAFMNALMEQWCDAPEQGIELTRSRAYQSNDQAWVEQKNGVLIRRVVGYERLVGLEAAQLLGELYAALRLFTNLFQPSFKLKSSVREGGRIKRLHHPPRTPLQQLLRTGVLSDQEAQDLKELRKRCDPVALLATMRSCQSRLALLISGQHTSAMAGEPLSWQTPEQEKRELEGFLQGLQALWRQSRPRQKKPKPRQGRRSRVDPFEAHADLIPQWLAAEPDVGSQELLDRLIDLDPQRYGPQHKRTLQRRIRDWRVARVEMRWVPFIGQMRPLTSLASDGRNGIRHQCRPHGEFCLPGSYGALHGSTSTGSGPG; from the coding sequence TTGACCGGCTACCACCGCAAGTCCCTGCTGCGCCGCTTGAACCAGCGGCCCGATGAGCGGCAGACCAACCTGCGCGGGCAGCACCGCCGCCGCTACGGCCCCGAGGTGGTGGAGGCCTTGGTGCCGCTATGGGAGGCCAGTGATCGGCTGTGCGGCAAGCGCCTCCATGCCCTGCTGCCGCAGTTGTTGGAATCGCTGGAGCACCATGGCCACGTGCAGCTGGAAAAGGGCGTGCGGGCGCGGGTGCTGACGATGAGCAGCGCCACGATTGACCGGCTGCTGGCTCCAGTCCGCAAAAGTAGTGGTGGCCATGGATGGCGGCGCCCTCCTCGGGCTCACAGTGGCGTGAGGCGGCGCGTGCAGGTGCGCACGTTCAAAGGCTGGGATGAGCACAAGGAGCCCGGCTGGCTGGAGATCGACCTGGTGGCCCATTGCGGCGGGCGGATGGAAGGACGGTTCATCTGGACCCTGGTGGCCACCGATATCGCCAGCGGTTGGAGCGAGAGCCTGCCGGTGATCACGCGGGATGGGGCCTCGGTGTTGGCTGCAATCCAGCGGTTGCGTCAGCACCTTCCCTTCCCCTTGCGCGGGATCGATGCGGATAACGATCCAGCCTTCATGAACGCGCTGATGGAGCAGTGGTGCGATGCACCGGAGCAGGGGATCGAGCTCACCCGCTCGCGGGCGTACCAGAGCAACGATCAGGCCTGGGTGGAACAAAAAAACGGTGTGCTGATCCGCCGGGTGGTGGGCTACGAGCGCTTGGTGGGCCTGGAGGCGGCACAACTGCTGGGGGAGCTCTACGCGGCGCTGCGGCTGTTCACCAACCTGTTTCAGCCATCGTTCAAGCTGAAAAGCAGCGTGCGGGAAGGGGGCCGGATCAAGCGGCTGCACCACCCGCCACGAACACCGCTGCAACAGCTGCTGCGCACCGGAGTGCTCAGCGATCAGGAAGCCCAGGACCTCAAAGAGCTGAGAAAGCGGTGCGACCCCGTGGCGCTGCTGGCCACGATGCGGAGCTGCCAGAGCCGGCTGGCCCTGTTGATCAGCGGCCAACACACCAGTGCCATGGCGGGGGAGCCGCTTAGCTGGCAGACACCGGAACAAGAAAAGCGAGAGCTGGAGGGGTTTCTGCAGGGGTTACAGGCCCTGTGGCGCCAGAGCAGGCCTCGACAGAAAAAGCCCAAACCGCGGCAGGGCCGCCGCAGTCGGGTGGATCCCTTTGAGGCCCATGCCGACCTGATCCCCCAATGGCTGGCAGCAGAACCAGATGTGGGCAGCCAGGAGCTCCTGGACAGGCTGATCGATCTGGATCCCCAGCGTTATGGGCCCCAACACAAACGCACGCTGCAGAGGCGAATCAGAGATTGGCGCGTGGCAAGGGTGGAAATGAGGTGGGTGCCTTTTATTGGACAGATGCGGCCCCTGACATCGTTAGCCTCGGACGGGAGGAACGGGATTCGGCATCAGTGTAGACCTCATGGGGAGTTCTGCCTCCCAGGGAGCTATGGGGCCTTACATGGCAGTACCTCCACAGGAAGCGGGCCAGGCTGA
- a CDS encoding ATP-binding protein: MAADPDIAVVVIDEVQKVPALLDVVHALVEEDPGLRFVLTGSSARKLRRGSWNLLAGRLVSASMHPFLAAELGADFSLDRALRFGLVPLVWEAMDPEQTLRAYASLYLREEVQAEALVRDLSGFARFLEAISFSHGYTLNLSAVARECKVGRKSVENYLAILEDLLLAFRLPVFSRRAKRQVVAHDKFFYFDAGVFRSLRPAGPLDSPAEIEGMALEGLVAQHLRAWVAYRRRGDQLFYWRTKAGREVDFVVYGPDSFTALEVKRSRQVHSRDLQGLKAFQADYPEATVALLHLGAEPLRIDGILCLPCGDFLMGVDPRQPLLSSAGNS, encoded by the coding sequence GTGGCCGCCGACCCCGACATCGCCGTGGTGGTGATCGACGAGGTGCAGAAAGTGCCGGCTCTGCTGGACGTGGTCCATGCCCTGGTGGAGGAGGATCCCGGCCTGCGCTTCGTGCTGACCGGATCCAGTGCGCGAAAGCTGCGCCGCGGCAGCTGGAATCTGCTGGCCGGGCGCCTGGTGTCGGCGTCCATGCATCCCTTTCTGGCAGCGGAACTGGGGGCTGATTTCAGCCTGGATCGTGCCCTGCGCTTCGGCCTGGTTCCCCTGGTCTGGGAGGCGATGGATCCGGAGCAGACCCTGCGGGCCTACGCCTCGCTGTACCTCCGGGAAGAGGTGCAGGCCGAGGCGCTGGTGCGCGATCTCAGCGGCTTTGCCAGGTTTCTCGAAGCGATCAGCTTCTCCCATGGCTACACCCTCAACCTGTCCGCCGTCGCGAGGGAGTGCAAGGTGGGCCGCAAGTCCGTGGAGAACTATCTGGCCATTCTGGAGGACCTGCTGCTGGCCTTCCGGCTGCCGGTCTTCAGCCGGCGGGCGAAGCGCCAGGTGGTCGCCCATGACAAGTTTTTCTATTTCGATGCCGGTGTGTTCCGCTCGCTGCGGCCGGCCGGCCCACTCGATTCCCCTGCCGAGATCGAGGGCATGGCCCTGGAGGGGCTGGTTGCCCAGCATCTTCGGGCCTGGGTCGCCTACCGGCGCAGGGGCGATCAACTCTTCTACTGGCGCACCAAGGCGGGCCGGGAGGTGGATTTTGTGGTGTACGGACCTGACAGCTTCACGGCCCTGGAGGTGAAGCGCAGCCGCCAGGTTCACTCCAGGGATCTGCAGGGACTGAAGGCCTTCCAGGCTGACTACCCGGAAGCCACGGTGGCCCTGCTCCATCTGGGCGCGGAGCCGTTGCGGATCGATGGGATCCTCTGCCTCCCCTGCGGGGATTTCCTGATGGGGGTGGACCCGCGGCAGCCGCTGCTGTCCTCGGCTGGGAACTCTTGA